The Bacillota bacterium genome contains the following window.
TGCGCCAAAGAGGAGCCTATCCTGGCTCCCGTACCCTGCGGCCCGGGGCGGACGACGGTCGACGCAGACGGGCACCTGGTGGCCTGTCATCTGGCGGGCGGATGTGATTCGATGGCCAGAGGAGAGACGTGTTTCGTCCCGCATTGATTGAGCCTGACGAGTTCGAGGTGGCTCTTTGAGTAGGCCGGGGCTGTGGCGGGTGATGCTGGGCATCGCATCGCGCTGTACTCCCAAGCAACTGACCATCACGGCCTCAGAGTGAGGTTATTTTTGCTATGATGGCAGTAGCGCAGGGCAGGGAGGAGATGATCATGGCTTCCATATGCGAGTGCGACCTGCCGGGGATCGGCCGCAAGTTCCAGATCCAGACCCGCACCGGGGACAAGCTGGTGGTGGTTATCCACGACGATGGCAGGCGAGAAATGTATCATTTCAGTTCGGGCGATCCCGAACAGGCCGTATCAGTGGTGACCCTGGACGACGAGGAGGCTCGGGCTGTGGCGGGGATACTGGGAGGCCTCACCTATCGACCCAGAGCTCTCGAGGACGTGGAGATCACCTTTGACCAGATGGTGGTGGAGTGGTACAGGGTGGGGCCGGGAGCGGCCGCGGTGGGCAAGACCATCGGGGAGCTTGACGTGCGCCAGAGCACGGGTGCCACCGTAATCGCCATCATCGAGCCGGACCGCACCAAGAAGCTCAACCCGGGACCCGAGCAGGTGGTCAGGGAGGGGTCGACCCTCCTGGTCATGGGTGACCGGAAACAGGTGGAGGCGGTGAAGAAGCTCGTCCTGGCCGGGAGGTGAGCGATGGAAAACGTAGTCCTGGAGCTGGGGCTGGCCGTGAGCCTCATAACCCTGGCCGGCCTCCTGGGTGCCCGACTGCGTCTGTCGATCGTGCCCTTTGCGATCCTGGCCGGCCTGGCGGTCGGTCCCCACGCTCCCCGGTTCGGCGTGTTTGATTTCCGGTTCATCCAGAGCGGCTCGATCATCGAGGTGATGGGGCGGCTGGGGGTCCTGTTTCTCCTCCTGTTCCTGGGCCTGGAGTTTTCCATGGTGCGCCTGCTGCGGGCGCGAAGGTCTATTCTGGCCAGCGGGCTGGTATACACCCTGATCAATCTCCCCCTGGGCCTGCTAGTTCCCTGGTGGATGCGCTGGCCCTTGCGGGAGACCCTGACGGCCGCGGGGGTTACGATCGTCTCGTCCAGCGCCATCGTCACCAAGATGGTAGTGGACCTCAGGCGGACCGCCAACCCGGAGACGGAAATCATCCT
Protein-coding sequences here:
- a CDS encoding cation:proton antiporter regulatory subunit, translated to MASICECDLPGIGRKFQIQTRTGDKLVVVIHDDGRREMYHFSSGDPEQAVSVVTLDDEEARAVAGILGGLTYRPRALEDVEITFDQMVVEWYRVGPGAAAVGKTIGELDVRQSTGATVIAIIEPDRTKKLNPGPEQVVREGSTLLVMGDRKQVEAVKKLVLAGR